Part of the Vagococcus teuberi genome, TCTTAAGTGGCAAGTTTGCAAGTATTGTAATTTGGGAAAAAACAACCGAAAAGGATGAAAAACAGGCAATAGAGAGTCTGATTCGTTGTGGTGGTAAAGCGTTGATTGGCAAAAAATACGGTGTAATGTCTCAAGGACAGCAACAGATTGTTTTGATTGCAAGAGCTTTGATGGCTAAACCTGAACTCCTGATATTTGATGAACCTTGTAATGGATTAGATTTGTTTGCAAGACAATTCATGTTAGAAAAAATTGATCACATCGCACAAGAAAAACAACCGAAAGGATTAATCTTTGTTACTCATTATATAGAAGAAATCCCAGCAAGTTTTGATCATATATTATTAATTAAAGATGGAAAAATATTTGCAAAAGGATTAAAATCAGACGTCTTAACGCCTGATTTGTTAACACGATTTTATGACAATTCTATTGAAGTTATTAAATTACCAGATAATCGACTAACCATTACACCAAAAAGTTCTAAGTAATTACTTTAGAGCTTTTTATTTTGTTGTCATTAGGAAGAGTGGTGTATTATCTTGTCGATAAAAAATTATTTTGATTTGGTTTACATAAGATATATTAAACTAAACTATGATATATATTTAAAATAAAACAAATATATATCATATATCAAAAATTATACGTTCACAGATACATTTAATATTCTTTTTATGTATTTTTTAGTTACAATAACGCTTTATTTTTGACTTTAGATTGTATATAAAATACAATATTACTATAAATAGTTAGAAAGGAGTTATGATATGAACATTTACAAAAAAGTGTTTATTTTGATAAGTATATTATTATTAATTCCACTTTTATTTACTAATGTTATACAAAATCAATACTTAGCAAATCTTTCTTTTAAGCTTATTCAAATGGAAAATTATCCTTTTGTGGGTTCTTATATTCCATTTTATCTATTTTGGGGAAGCATTCTAGTGATCATATTCTTAATCATTTTATTCTGTTTTATTCTCTTATATCCTAGGAATAAAACAGAAGTCTATTTTTCTAAATCTAAAGGCAGTCTTTCTATTAAGAAAAATGCTGTTGAACAATTTGTATCTACTATTTTGACTCAAGAGCCTTGGTTAAAAAATCCAAAAGTGTCTGTCACAATGAAAAAGAAGAAGATTAAAATTTTTATATCATGTAACTGTTCTAATATCAACTCTAATCTAGTTGATAAAACAAGTGAATTATCTCATCGTATAAGACAGGAATTTTCAACCTTTCTAGGGATTGATGATCCTAAACAAGTATCAGTTGAAATAAAACAAGTTTCAAATAAAAAAGCTAGTAATCCACGTGTTATTTAAGGAGGATAAGAAAATGGAAGATTTTATAAAAAAATATAGGTTTCCTATTTTGGGAGCTCTCATTGGCCTAGGTTTAGCTATATCATTTTTTAGTTTAGGATTTTTTAAAACAATTATCCTTATTATTTTAACGTTACTAGGTGCTTGTATCGGTTATTACCTTCAAAGAAATAATTTTTTGAAGAAATAAAAAAATAACAATAAATAAATTGGAGGAATCAATCATGGAAAACAAAGGAACACAAGTAGAAGTAAAAAAATCAGAGTTAAAAGGTGAATTAACATTTGAAGACAAAGTTATTCAAAAAATTGTTGGTATTTCATTGGAAACTATTCCTGGTTTGTTAACAATTAATGGTGGATTTTTTTCAAATTTAGCAGATAAGATTGTTAGTAATAATGATGTAACTTCAGGAATTGATGTTGAAGTAGGAAAAAAAGAAGTTGCTGTTGATTTAGATATCGTTGCAGAATATGGTGTAGATATTTCAAAAATATACGAAGACATCAAACGAGTGATTGAAAAAGAAGTAAAGCATATGACGAGTCTAGAAGTTATAGAAGTAAATGTTAATGTCGTAGATATTAAAACAAAAGAACAATACGAAGAAGATAGCGTTACTGTTCAGGATAAGTTGAGTGACGCTACAAGTGAAGTTTCAGACTTTGTTTCTGATCAAACTAACAAAGTCAAAAAAGTGTCATCTAAAGGAGCAACAAAAGTAAAAGAAGCAACTGAGCCCAGAGTAGAATAATAATATTTTTAGATGAGGAGTGATATATATGGGATTCATTTGGTCATTAATAGTCGGTGGAGTTATCGGAGCTATAGCAGGTGCTATAACAAGTAAAGGAAAATCTATGGGATGGATTGCTAATATTATTGCTGGTTTAATTGGTTCTTCAGTTGGCCAATCTTTATTTGGTTCATTTGGACCATCTTTAGCCGGAATGGCTATTATTCCATCCATCATTGGAGCAGTTATTGTTGTGGCTGTCGTGTCATTATTTACTGGTAAAAATAGCTAACAAAATAAATACAAAGAATGAGAATCTTTATGACAGATAAAGGATATACGGACAAAATAAAAGGTAAAACAAAAGAAGTGACTTCATATATTAAAGAAAAAACCGAAGATTTTACTGATGAAGCAAAAGATAAATTAAATAAATAATAAAACTAATTAAAATACCCTACAATTTTTATACTACATAAATAAAAAATGTTCTCTTAAGTAAAATTTAGCTTAAGAGAACATTTTTTGGCTCTTTGTCAACTACTGTTGGTAAGAGTTAAAACGTTAGAATTTAGGATCTAGAAAGCTTTTTAGTTTTCTAGATCTTTTTTGGTGTCTTGAATACAGATTTTTTTAAACAAATTGCTATTCGTAATTTGAAATTATAAAAACTTCTCATGCCATAGGCATTACGCTTAATGACTTTAATATGATTGTTCATACATTCTAAAGGACCGTTTGAATACGATGTTTCAAAAGTATTTTTTATTTCTTCTTGATACTTTCTAAATGTTTTAAAAACAGGTATATACTCTTGAAAAAGAGTTTTTTGATTGATTAAATCTACAAATAGAGAATAATCTTTTGTTTGAAAAGCTCTTAAAATCTGTTGATAAATATTATAAGCATCTGTAAGTTCAGCATTGTAAGTAAGTAGGCGTTCAAGTAATTCTTTTTCAGAAAGATACGTTTTAAATGAAGAGTGCCATTGTTGTTGAATAAAGTCTAGTTTGCCATAACTTTTTTGAAGTAATTTCCAATATTTTTTTATTCGTCTATAAATAATTCCATTATCTTTATGCTTTAATTGATTCATTATTCTAATTCGTATTTTTTGAAAAGCTCTACCAATGTGTTGAACTAGATGAAATTTATCTAAAACGACTTTAGCATTAGGAAAAAGTCTCTTAGTTAAGATGATGTAGGGTTGATAAATATCAGAAACAACATACTTCACTTGTTCTCTGTTAGATAAAGAGAATCCGTTAAAGTATTTCTCGATCTTAGGTAATCTTCGATCAGGTAAAATATCAATTAACTCCTTAGTGTCACCATCTATCATAATAAAACTCATAGATCCAGCTACTTTTTTGACAGATTTAAACTCATCAAAACAAAGAACAGCAGGTAAGGAATAACTATATTTCTGAATGGGTTGATACCATTCTTTAAGTACCCGATAAACAGTTGAAGTAGAAACGTTTGCTTGTTTTGAAATGTCACTCATAGATTGTTTAGAAGTTAGTTTTTTAGCAACAAGACGTTTTAAATTGTTAGAAATAGAATTGTTTCTAGAAACAAAAGGCGTATCTAAAACAAATGTCGATTTACAATCTTTGCACAAGAAACGACGTTTCTTTAATTGAACATATGTAACGTATTCAGAAATAGCAGGAACTTTAATTAAACTAGCAGTATATCCCCACTTAATAATGTGTGTATCCTTTTCTTCGCAATGAGGACAACATTCGGGTGTTTCATCTAAAAAACCTTCAAATACTCTAGAGAAAACTCCCTTTATTTTCCTAGTAGACAAACAATTTTCATTAAAAATAATATTTAGGTCTAGTATATTTAAGATATCTTTGATAGTCTGTGAGTATGACATGTGGTATCCTCCTTAGATTGTTGTTTCGCAATTTCATTCTAACGGATAACACATGTTTTTGTGTACTAAAAACTGCTGGTAACTTTCGTTACCAACAGTAGAAATTATAGAGCCCATTTTTTTGTATACACATAAGCACATATCTTAATTATTCTTATATTTCTCTCTCATTAGCATAAAATTTATCAAATTATTTGATGTAAAGACAGGATATTTTGAAAAAGTTTTAGAAGAAATGGAGTTCATTAAAAACTTGATACCATAATATTTGTATTTTCGATTTATTGGCACAGTTTACTAGCCATGTTAAAAGGATATATAGATAGAGTATTCAATTATGGTTTTTCATATGGAAACGGTAATAAATTACCGATCAATAAAATTAGATGGGTTCCTATAGCTGGAAATACTCGCAAGAAGTATTAAAAAAGAGGATATGACCTAAAGATTGAACATCAACTTAATATAGGAATAGCAGATTATGTAGGTGTCAATGACTCTGAAGTTGATTACATTTGGAACAGTTTAGGTGAATATATTGAAAATGAATCACAAACTACTTACTTTGATAATCTAATAAAAAAAGCATTTGATTATGAAAAAATATATAAAAAATACTCTATTCTTTATTTAACGCCGATTGTAAAATTAAGTTAGACAAATAAAAAAGTCATCTGTGCTACACTCAAGATAGTTCAGCCTAAAGAATTATAAGGAGTGAGTACAAATGACCTACACCAATCTTACACCAGATGAACTTGTTATGATAGAGGCTTATGCGAAAGCCCATCAATCAGTTACGAAAACAGCTCAGATGTTGAAACGTTCAAGACAAACAATCTATACTGTTTACGCTTATTTGAAGGATGGACATACTGCATTGGAATACTACCAAAATTACAAGAAAAACAAGGCAAAATGTGGGAGGCGTTCCATCGTTTTACCAGCAGAACAGGTAGGATACATTCGAAAAAAAGTTGTTCAAGGGTGGACTCCGGATGTGATTATTGGTTGAGGGGAGTTTCCTATTGGGTGTTCTGTCCGTACCCTTTATAGAATGTTTAAAATGGGTATATTTGATTGTTCTGATTTACCGATGAAAGGGAAGCGAAAACCCAATGGACATCAAGAAAAGCGCGGTAAACACGCATTTAGACGCTCCATTCATGAACGTTCGAATGACTATACTTCTTTTGAAGAAGAGTTTGGTCACCTTGAAGGTGACACTATCGTAGGACAAAAACATAAAAGTGCCGTTATTACCTTAGTTGAACGATTATCTAAAGTAATCATCACTCTTCAGTCAGAAGGCAGACGAGCTATAGATATTGAAAATCGTTTGAACCAATGGATGCAATCTGTACCTAAGCATCTATTCAAATCAATGACTTTTGATTGTGGAAAGGAATTTTCAAATTGGAAATCAATCAGTAATATCAATGATATTGATATCTATTTTGCAGATCCTGGTACACCATCACAAAGAGGGTTAAATGAAAACTCTAATGGTTTATTACGTAAAGATGGTTTACCAAAGCAAATGGATTTCAACGAAGTTGATGAATCTTTTATTCAATCTATTGCATCGAAAAGAAATAATATCACTCGAAAATCATTAAACTATAAAACCCCAATAAAAGTATTCTTGAGTCACATATGCAAAGAGGACTTGTCTAACTTAATTTGACAATTAATATAATAAAAGAATTCATTATAAACATAACAACATGAAAATAGACTAGGTACTAAATTTTCATGAATAATTATTTTTCAATTTGGTTTACATAATATATATTAAACGAAGTTGTTTTTAAGAGATTTAAATACTTAAAAGTGATTAACGTATCAATGAAACTTACTTTAAATCATTTGACACACATGAATTTAGTTATAACTTATTATTGATTCATTGATATGTGTTTCTATGACCAATCTAAATTCTTTAACCCAGTTACATATATAGACTATCATAACTAAAATATTCGCTACAAAAGTTTTAATTTATTCAAACTTAGACAAATCATTAATCAACTAATAATTTAAGTTTAGACAATGCATATTTATAAATAAATTTACCAGTTCAGTTTAATTATTTTATGAACTGGCTTGATAACATCATTACTTGAATATACTAAGACTTTCTTTTTACCTTTCTTGAAAGTATTATCTTTCCGGAAAACTAGACCTAATCAATAAAATAACAAAATAAATTATATTTTATTGACATTTTTTCGTAAAAAGTATATTATAAATACAAACATATGTTTGGAGGTTTAGTTATGTCACAAGAAAAAAATATTACACGATTGGAATATGAATTGAACTCTCTCCCCTTTTTTATTCAAGAATATATTGAAAAAAAGCGGATTGTGCCCTATTCTGTCACTACTTTATATGAATACGCAAAAGAATACCGACGTTTCTTTGAATGGTTAAAACAAGAAGCTATTATTTCAAACGATCTCTCTTCTATCTCGTTACAAGATTTACGGAATTTAACAGATCGTGACGTTGAATTATATAAAGGATTTTTGTTAGCCTCTCCTCGTTTAGGTACGACGGCTGACGGCCAATTAAGAAGTCACGTCAGTATTCAACGTTCGATTACCGCATTAAAGTCACTATTTCATTTTTTAGCAACACAGACTGCTGATGAAAATGGTGCGACTTACTTATCTCATAATATTATGGATAAAGTTGATAATGTTAAAACTGGTCGAACCCTTCAAGATCGGTCACGATCGATTGAAAATAAACTGTTTATTGGTGATGAGTCGCTAGATTTTATCGAATTTATTGATTCTACCTATGAAAAAACGCTACAAAGTCATCAAGCTAAAAGTGCGTTTTATCGTAATAAAGACCGTGATATTGCGATTATCGCCTTATTCCTAGGAACTGGTATGCGTCTTTCTGAATTAGTGAATATGAAAGTATCTGATTTAGATGTTTTAAATATGGAAGCCACCGTGATTCGAAAAGGTGGTTTCAAAGATACAACTATGATTTCATCTATTTTTATGCCGTATATCACACAATACTTAGATAATAGAGAAAAATTATATCATCCTGAAAGCAGTGAAAAAAGTCTGTTTTTATCGTTTTACCGAGGAGCAGCTCAACGAATTGATCAATCTACGGTAGAAAAACTGGTTGGAAAATACAGTAGTGTCTTTAAAACCCGTGTGACACCACATAAACTAAGACACACTG contains:
- a CDS encoding DUF2273 domain-containing protein, with protein sequence MEDFIKKYRFPILGALIGLGLAISFFSLGFFKTIILIILTLLGACIGYYLQRNNFLKK
- a CDS encoding ABC transporter ATP-binding protein, with product MLINCENVSFIRDKQPILQHINWQMNDHENWAILGLNGSGKTTLLKLITGYDWPSSGKLTVLGETFGKTSIPDLKKKIGWVSSDLKQRIKPYDVAENIVLSGKFASIVIWEKTTEKDEKQAIESLIRCGGKALIGKKYGVMSQGQQQIVLIARALMAKPELLIFDEPCNGLDLFARQFMLEKIDHIAQEKQPKGLIFVTHYIEEIPASFDHILLIKDGKIFAKGLKSDVLTPDLLTRFYDNSIEVIKLPDNRLTITPKSSK
- the xerS gene encoding tyrosine recombinase XerS, producing the protein MSQEKNITRLEYELNSLPFFIQEYIEKKRIVPYSVTTLYEYAKEYRRFFEWLKQEAIISNDLSSISLQDLRNLTDRDVELYKGFLLASPRLGTTADGQLRSHVSIQRSITALKSLFHFLATQTADENGATYLSHNIMDKVDNVKTGRTLQDRSRSIENKLFIGDESLDFIEFIDSTYEKTLQSHQAKSAFYRNKDRDIAIIALFLGTGMRLSELVNMKVSDLDVLNMEATVIRKGGFKDTTMISSIFMPYITQYLDNREKLYHPESSEKSLFLSFYRGAAQRIDQSTVEKLVGKYSSVFKTRVTPHKLRHTVGTQLYKKTNSLLTVSHQLGQTGTSATAIYTHIVDEEKREAINDLWMN
- a CDS encoding Asp23/Gls24 family envelope stress response protein; the encoded protein is MENKGTQVEVKKSELKGELTFEDKVIQKIVGISLETIPGLLTINGGFFSNLADKIVSNNDVTSGIDVEVGKKEVAVDLDIVAEYGVDISKIYEDIKRVIEKEVKHMTSLEVIEVNVNVVDIKTKEQYEEDSVTVQDKLSDATSEVSDFVSDQTNKVKKVSSKGATKVKEATEPRVE
- a CDS encoding ISL3 family transposase; the encoded protein is MSYSQTIKDILNILDLNIIFNENCLSTRKIKGVFSRVFEGFLDETPECCPHCEEKDTHIIKWGYTASLIKVPAISEYVTYVQLKKRRFLCKDCKSTFVLDTPFVSRNNSISNNLKRLVAKKLTSKQSMSDISKQANVSTSTVYRVLKEWYQPIQKYSYSLPAVLCFDEFKSVKKVAGSMSFIMIDGDTKELIDILPDRRLPKIEKYFNGFSLSNREQVKYVVSDIYQPYIILTKRLFPNAKVVLDKFHLVQHIGRAFQKIRIRIMNQLKHKDNGIIYRRIKKYWKLLQKSYGKLDFIQQQWHSSFKTYLSEKELLERLLTYNAELTDAYNIYQQILRAFQTKDYSLFVDLINQKTLFQEYIPVFKTFRKYQEEIKNTFETSYSNGPLECMNNHIKVIKRNAYGMRSFYNFKLRIAICLKKSVFKTPKKI
- a CDS encoding GlsB/YeaQ/YmgE family stress response membrane protein — translated: MGFIWSLIVGGVIGAIAGAITSKGKSMGWIANIIAGLIGSSVGQSLFGSFGPSLAGMAIIPSIIGAVIVVAVVSLFTGKNS
- the amaP gene encoding alkaline shock response membrane anchor protein AmaP, with translation MNIYKKVFILISILLLIPLLFTNVIQNQYLANLSFKLIQMENYPFVGSYIPFYLFWGSILVIIFLIILFCFILLYPRNKTEVYFSKSKGSLSIKKNAVEQFVSTILTQEPWLKNPKVSVTMKKKKIKIFISCNCSNINSNLVDKTSELSHRIRQEFSTFLGIDDPKQVSVEIKQVSNKKASNPRVI
- a CDS encoding NAD(P)H-dependent oxidoreductase — protein: MFVFSIYWHSLLAMLKGYIDRVFNYGFSYGNGNKLPINKIRWVPIAGNTRKKY